Proteins encoded in a region of the Mycoplasma feriruminatoris genome:
- a CDS encoding MFS transporter, whose product MELQKQKNKSLITLIIFWILVGITTTLVYNLEWFIQKVVIFNGGLQADLNVGKAMIDDKLSIVFSDYNIKTIDDFYTKLQEVINQENHIITKYYNININSAFKKEGLLFSAAALIASFISGPILVYAITKKKTYKFFILPLLLGLSIMMFFIMPVISSVLLLATVFTPLFGMFYSYRTALDSWATSVARKTNVKISFVRGFYEVGAGLASVGLTQLLLHLNYFKRTISWADATPYYVVGAFYVILTIFLWLFMPDNIFDKLHVKQERVSQEKYEEVKQANILNQELTLKQIVLNKNFIIGLIFFLIVIGTVQAFGSIWVNTVENFTSTTKSLNSPQHIGYQKAFSIPVQLLLSYVILQVITKIRLKRFLLWAAILATISWFGIGTIVYIVKPANPIITSLIGGIGGAITGTLAVALGYEFVSRVTTINTRPATFVVFNSITYGFGGIIFVGVNTFLSKVPVFGLSGTGGYWVWLICGFSCLFAILLLIFFFKEPKFITREIDDKTFNKHLLVPSHHNPDESKTTKK is encoded by the coding sequence ATGGAATTACAGAAACAAAAAAATAAATCGTTAATAACATTGATTATTTTTTGAATTCTAGTTGGTATAACAACAACTCTTGTTTATAACTTAGAGTGATTTATTCAAAAAGTAGTTATATTCAATGGTGGTTTACAAGCTGATCTTAATGTAGGAAAAGCAATGATTGATGATAAATTATCTATTGTTTTTAGTGATTATAATATTAAAACAATTGATGATTTTTATACTAAATTACAAGAAGTAATAAATCAAGAAAACCACATAATAACAAAATACTACAATATTAATATTAATAGTGCTTTTAAAAAAGAAGGATTATTATTTTCAGCAGCTGCTTTAATAGCTTCATTTATTTCAGGACCTATTTTAGTATATGCAATTACTAAGAAAAAAACATACAAGTTCTTTATTCTACCTTTATTATTAGGATTATCTATAATGATGTTTTTCATAATGCCAGTAATTTCATCAGTACTATTATTAGCTACTGTGTTTACTCCATTATTTGGAATGTTTTATTCTTATAGAACTGCTTTAGATTCATGAGCTACTTCAGTTGCACGTAAAACTAATGTAAAAATTTCATTTGTCCGTGGATTTTATGAAGTAGGAGCAGGATTAGCTTCAGTTGGTCTTACTCAATTACTTTTACATTTAAATTATTTTAAAAGAACAATTAGTTGAGCTGATGCTACTCCATATTATGTAGTTGGTGCTTTTTATGTAATTTTAACTATCTTTTTATGATTATTTATGCCAGATAATATTTTTGACAAACTTCACGTAAAACAAGAAAGAGTTAGTCAAGAAAAATATGAAGAAGTTAAACAAGCAAATATACTTAATCAAGAACTAACTTTAAAACAAATCGTTTTAAATAAAAACTTTATTATTGGATTAATATTCTTTTTAATTGTAATTGGTACAGTACAAGCTTTTGGTTCAATTTGAGTTAATACTGTTGAAAACTTTACTTCAACAACAAAATCATTAAACTCTCCTCAACACATTGGATATCAAAAAGCCTTTTCAATACCAGTGCAATTGCTTTTATCATATGTAATATTACAAGTTATTACAAAAATTAGATTAAAACGCTTCTTATTATGAGCAGCAATTTTAGCAACAATTAGTTGATTTGGAATTGGAACAATTGTATATATTGTAAAACCAGCAAATCCAATTATTACTAGTTTAATTGGTGGAATAGGTGGAGCTATTACTGGAACTTTAGCTGTTGCTTTAGGTTATGAATTTGTTTCAAGAGTTACAACAATTAATACTCGTCCAGCAACATTTGTTGTATTTAATTCAATTACTTATGGTTTTGGTGGAATTATTTTTGTTGGTGTTAATACATTTTTATCAAAAGTTCCTGTTTTTGGACTAAGTGGAACTGGTGGATATTGAGTTTGATTAATCTGTGGATTTTCTTGTTTATTTGCTATTCTACTATTAATCTTTTTCTTTAAAGAACCTAAATTTATTACAAGAGAAATTGATGATAAAACTTTTAATAAACACTTATTAGTACCATCACATCATAATCCTGATGAAAGTAAAACTACTAAAAAATAA
- a CDS encoding alpha/beta hydrolase, which produces MILSLYVWSQIKKKLARKVSYQDSLDFEYQIANENGYSFDHLDLSGFDKEYKTINTRFGDLKLFKHGTGDTVIIYCHGILSNNRNAIKFLDYCYSRNITLISYDNFGWGESDKFGKCTLGVKEADLLKDVIDFVKQVLKPKKLVVYGESMGGGTVYSFIGKYGNKIADKFIVDAGYNSFLDIAIQSGFKKVWYFIYLAYLFLPILFKISHYPVRSFIKKQDFKNLDNVLHLQSTADSLVDYKHFKKHFKYLKNKHVYSKGIRHCMGIDYLRDEHYKVLDSWIKVKKVTKK; this is translated from the coding sequence ATGATTTTATCTTTATATGTATGATCACAAATTAAAAAGAAACTAGCTAGAAAAGTTAGTTATCAAGATTCATTAGATTTTGAATATCAAATTGCAAATGAAAACGGTTATAGTTTTGATCATTTAGATTTATCAGGTTTTGATAAAGAATATAAAACAATTAATACTAGATTTGGTGATTTAAAACTTTTTAAACATGGTACTGGAGATACTGTAATAATTTATTGTCATGGTATTTTATCAAATAATAGAAATGCTATTAAGTTTTTAGATTATTGTTATTCTAGAAATATCACTTTAATTAGTTATGATAATTTTGGTTGAGGTGAATCAGATAAATTTGGAAAATGTACTTTAGGAGTTAAAGAAGCAGATCTATTAAAAGATGTAATTGATTTTGTAAAACAAGTTCTAAAACCTAAAAAACTAGTTGTTTATGGTGAATCTATGGGTGGAGGAACAGTTTATAGTTTTATAGGTAAATATGGTAATAAAATAGCTGATAAGTTTATTGTTGATGCAGGATATAATTCATTTTTAGATATTGCTATTCAATCTGGATTTAAAAAAGTCTGATATTTTATTTACCTAGCTTATTTATTCTTACCAATATTATTTAAAATTTCTCATTATCCAGTTAGAAGTTTTATTAAAAAACAAGACTTTAAAAATTTAGATAATGTTTTACATTTACAAAGTACAGCTGATAGTTTAGTTGATTATAAACATTTTAAAAAACATTTTAAATATTTAAAAAACAAACACGTTTATTCAAAAGGTATTCGTCATTGTATGGGAATTGATTATTTAAGAGATGAACATTACAAAGTTTTAGATAGTTGAATAAAAGTAAAAAAAGTAACTAAAAAATAA
- a CDS encoding lipoprotein codes for MKKLLTVLGSLMISASGASLVVACNKPTTNTTQPTNNTNTPTTPSGSMNNNEGQPKPTPRPYSKSEWDNIFKYSITGWDIESHTEKQPKQPETKLPKFPKQNLEVVTYSKKEVLDNSSFHKTIKTKVAELLKIDAKTLTVVDVYYDEQSGEANVKSTLYSDVLKVKFVVKTQPNKPILVGSYTRSQILDHTSFYKSIKTNLAKEFKISEMDIKIIGIYYDGKTGGGVAKSPRTNLIKFEFKVLAENKTTVVKDLNVGEYTKNEILDNSNFYKKVKKILAKKLNIDESKITISDVTYEDKSGEGTIRSTQLDKELKFTFTLK; via the coding sequence ATGAAAAAATTATTAACAGTATTAGGTTCTTTAATGATTAGTGCAAGTGGAGCTAGTCTAGTTGTTGCATGTAATAAACCTACAACAAATACCACCCAACCTACAAACAACACAAATACTCCAACAACACCAAGTGGTTCAATGAACAATAATGAAGGTCAACCAAAACCTACACCACGTCCTTATTCAAAAAGTGAATGAGATAACATTTTTAAATACAGTATAACTGGTTGAGATATTGAAAGTCATACAGAAAAACAACCCAAACAACCTGAAACTAAATTACCAAAATTTCCTAAACAAAATCTAGAAGTTGTAACTTATAGTAAAAAAGAAGTTTTAGATAATAGTAGTTTTCATAAAACTATTAAAACTAAAGTAGCTGAATTATTAAAAATTGATGCTAAAACTTTAACAGTTGTTGATGTTTATTATGATGAACAATCTGGAGAAGCTAATGTTAAATCAACATTGTATTCAGATGTTTTAAAAGTTAAATTTGTTGTAAAAACTCAACCAAATAAACCTATACTAGTAGGTTCTTATACTAGAAGTCAAATTTTAGATCATACTAGTTTTTATAAATCTATTAAAACTAACTTAGCTAAAGAATTTAAGATTAGTGAAATGGATATAAAAATTATTGGTATATATTATGATGGTAAAACAGGTGGTGGAGTTGCTAAATCTCCAAGAACTAATCTAATAAAATTTGAATTTAAAGTACTAGCAGAAAATAAAACAACTGTAGTAAAAGATCTAAACGTTGGTGAATATACAAAAAATGAAATTTTAGATAATTCTAATTTTTACAAAAAAGTTAAAAAAATCTTAGCTAAAAAACTAAATATAGACGAATCTAAAATTACAATTTCAGATGTTACTTATGAAGATAAATCTGGAGAAGGAACCATTAGATCTACTCAACTTGATAAAGAATTAAAATTCACTTTTACTTTAAAATAA
- a CDS encoding MAG3960 family lipoprotein, giving the protein MKKLLFSLLITLIPTLTLTSCSAPFKPSNNPINNENKKDEDIKPATTFTYNNITYNLIQEDTIDPNNIYYASEVFENDAQQFKSYIPDYKKYFYGYYGNPPKKYWPDLTANFFNYPTLAKLSQFIRNLEHYNVINSDKSSFMLKDKKSDERISAQEYNQLVTKILEILKNQKYLITTINDEEIRDRETPTTKVSDRKKQTLENIRRSMKFVDEEQEKIEWAKITYKTKLSGFITKSIAEISFEDSKATAVIHNVTKKIPTGLWKYSRIFDFTGNFKNEYFLQREFFEKSSKFDRSKDHLHSDIFDYAYRNKIKVYAMQKDLWNMLIAYLEFQKTITNQTSVQDENLSLEKNFGKDEILKTLGIFEDKLLEYMKLSQLLGWAVDPQEEKEFNFQLFPGSSNYEDYQTDYRQAYLWAYNQYHEIVQPLKIGLFSIESLAKTKFEDIFKNPELAKYYDLIWANLKLVNNVEKPHLLDTNEVKTKFDKIIAYYSKTFNWKYKN; this is encoded by the coding sequence ATGAAAAAATTACTATTTAGTCTTTTAATAACTTTAATCCCAACTCTAACTTTAACTAGTTGTTCTGCACCTTTTAAACCTTCTAATAATCCAATAAATAATGAAAATAAAAAAGATGAAGATATAAAACCAGCAACCACTTTTACATATAACAACATCACTTATAATTTGATCCAAGAAGATACTATAGATCCTAATAACATTTATTATGCTAGTGAAGTTTTTGAAAATGATGCACAACAATTTAAATCATATATTCCTGATTATAAGAAATACTTTTATGGATATTATGGAAATCCACCTAAAAAATATTGACCTGATTTAACTGCTAATTTTTTTAACTACCCAACTCTAGCTAAACTTAGTCAATTTATTAGAAATTTAGAACATTATAATGTAATTAATTCAGATAAATCATCATTTATGTTAAAAGATAAAAAATCTGATGAACGAATTTCTGCTCAAGAATATAATCAACTTGTTACTAAAATTTTAGAAATTTTAAAAAACCAAAAATATTTAATTACAACTATTAATGATGAAGAAATCAGAGATCGTGAAACACCTACAACAAAGGTATCTGACCGAAAGAAACAAACATTAGAAAATATTAGAAGATCTATGAAGTTTGTTGATGAAGAACAAGAAAAAATAGAGTGGGCAAAAATCACTTATAAGACCAAATTAAGCGGTTTTATAACTAAGTCTATTGCTGAAATTTCGTTTGAAGATAGTAAAGCCACAGCAGTTATTCATAATGTTACAAAAAAAATACCAACTGGTTTATGAAAATATAGTAGAATTTTTGATTTTACTGGTAACTTCAAAAATGAGTATTTCTTACAAAGAGAGTTTTTTGAAAAATCATCTAAATTTGATAGAAGTAAAGACCATTTACATAGTGACATTTTTGATTATGCTTATAGAAACAAAATTAAGGTTTATGCAATGCAAAAAGACTTATGAAATATGCTAATTGCATATTTAGAGTTTCAAAAGACAATCACTAATCAAACTAGTGTTCAGGATGAAAACTTGAGTTTAGAAAAGAATTTTGGAAAAGATGAAATTCTAAAAACTCTTGGTATATTTGAAGATAAATTATTAGAATATATGAAATTATCTCAACTTCTAGGTTGAGCAGTTGACCCACAAGAAGAAAAGGAATTTAACTTCCAACTATTTCCAGGAAGTTCTAATTATGAAGACTATCAAACTGATTATAGACAAGCTTATCTATGAGCTTATAATCAATATCATGAAATTGTTCAACCATTAAAAATAGGTTTATTTTCAATAGAAAGTTTAGCAAAAACAAAATTTGAAGATATTTTCAAGAACCCTGAACTAGCAAAATATTATGATTTAATTTGAGCTAACCTTAAATTAGTAAATAATGTTGAAAAACCTCATCTATTAGACACAAACGAAGTCAAAACTAAGTTTGACAAAATTATTGCTTATTACAGTAAAACATTTAATTGAAAATATAAAAACTAA
- a CDS encoding class II fructose-bisphosphate aldolase has product MKSYLKEELLKARKNHYAVPAFNFDNLEIMKAIVYACEELRSPVILMITESSAKNIKKELVIACCNALINSVSIPVVLHWDHGYDMDLIKWACDNNFSSVMLDASLDDFNTNVNKTIEIVKYARSKNVEVESEIGHVGGKEDDMDSNINRYTSVDDAIKFNELTKVDALAIAIGTSHGVFKSSPNLNFDRIKQIGNAINTPLVLHGSSGLCENDLKKAIKAGICKINIGTDLKLSYINSVKQWFKENPNSYDIRKLNDFVIKEVQKIVKQKVLILGSNNRV; this is encoded by the coding sequence ATGAAAAGTTATTTAAAAGAAGAATTATTAAAAGCAAGAAAAAATCATTATGCTGTTCCTGCTTTTAATTTTGATAATTTAGAAATAATGAAAGCCATTGTTTATGCTTGTGAAGAATTAAGATCTCCTGTGATTTTAATGATCACTGAATCATCTGCAAAAAACATTAAAAAAGAACTAGTAATAGCTTGTTGTAATGCGCTTATAAATAGTGTTTCTATACCTGTAGTTTTACATTGAGATCACGGTTATGATATGGATTTAATTAAATGAGCTTGTGATAATAACTTTTCATCAGTTATGTTAGATGCTTCATTAGATGATTTTAATACTAATGTAAATAAGACTATAGAAATAGTTAAGTATGCTAGATCTAAAAATGTAGAAGTTGAATCTGAAATTGGTCATGTTGGTGGTAAAGAAGATGATATGGATTCAAATATAAATAGATATACTAGTGTTGATGATGCGATTAAATTTAATGAACTAACAAAAGTTGATGCTTTAGCAATAGCAATTGGAACAAGCCATGGAGTTTTTAAAAGTTCACCTAATTTAAATTTTGATCGTATAAAACAAATAGGAAACGCAATAAATACACCTTTAGTTTTACATGGTTCAAGTGGACTATGTGAAAATGATTTAAAAAAAGCAATAAAAGCTGGTATTTGTAAAATAAACATTGGAACTGATTTAAAACTAAGTTATATAAACAGTGTAAAACAATGATTTAAAGAAAATCCAAATAGTTATGATATAAGAAAACTTAATGATTTTGTAATAAAAGAAGTTCAAAAAATAGTTAAACAAAAAGTTTTAATTTTAGGATCTAATAATAGAGTTTAG
- a CDS encoding glucosamine-6-phosphate deaminase has translation MFYLKIIIFDKVEDLQKYCAELFIDQVVKNPSAKIGFATGVSPIDCYKLIIKYSKQNNISWKNVTTFNLDEFVNISKDHKQAFIRQMKDNLFDHLDIDPKNINILDCQTSDPEKECKRYEQLIRSVNGIDFQYISLGINGHMAYNEPNTSFNTDTHVVKLTDETILDMVNKKKFNSIDDCPRYAMTMGIQTLLNWTKKAIMVSYGQHKALVTKKMIEEHPNEQITASFLQLHKDCTFILDKTAASLLDKKYLEIAERR, from the coding sequence GTGTTTTATTTGAAAATAATCATTTTTGATAAAGTTGAAGATCTACAAAAATATTGTGCTGAGTTGTTTATAGATCAAGTAGTAAAAAATCCTAGTGCAAAAATAGGTTTTGCAACAGGAGTTAGTCCGATTGATTGTTATAAATTAATAATAAAATACTCAAAACAAAATAATATTTCTTGAAAAAATGTAACTACATTTAATTTAGATGAATTTGTAAATATAAGTAAAGATCATAAACAAGCTTTTATTAGACAAATGAAAGACAACCTATTTGATCATTTAGATATTGATCCTAAAAACATTAATATTTTAGATTGTCAAACTAGTGATCCAGAAAAAGAATGTAAAAGATATGAACAATTAATTAGAAGTGTAAATGGTATTGATTTTCAATATATTAGTTTAGGAATTAATGGTCATATGGCTTATAATGAACCAAACACTAGTTTTAATACAGATACTCATGTTGTAAAACTAACTGATGAAACTATTTTAGATATGGTTAATAAAAAGAAATTTAATTCAATAGATGATTGTCCTAGATATGCAATGACTATGGGAATTCAAACTTTATTAAACTGAACTAAAAAGGCAATTATGGTTTCATATGGTCAACATAAAGCTTTAGTTACTAAAAAAATGATTGAAGAACATCCAAATGAACAAATTACAGCTTCTTTTTTACAATTACATAAAGATTGTACTTTTATACTTGATAAAACTGCAGCTAGTTTACTAGATAAAAAATATTTAGAAATAGCAGAAAGGAGATAA
- a CDS encoding PTS transporter subunit EIIC, with protein MTHLKKAKNENSFYSSFLNALQRLGKTLMFPIAVLPIAALLARFGALIQDPLANGGQNISEIQKFIGLIIATPGQIVFDNLAIIFAIGISFGLAKDNRGEVALVGGIVWFGMTALLKEGLIPTFIWKNVLTSDQLLIKRGDQMVPATQLLYFLKGNTVKYQLDSGVVGGITVGCLVALIYNKYKDVTLPQALSFFGGRRFIPMLGVLMIVPLGFVFAIIWPWAQFALIKIGTSLSQANGFAKGFAVGTYGFLNRIVQPFGLHHILNTFVWFQLPIQGTLLSDGSQTIINGDIPAFQKGLIGSGLFTSGFFPLFLGGLPGVALALILVSDKDKKKQMTAFYGGAAFVAWVTGIDEPLIFNFIFISPVLYVLNALFTGIFYMFVTWSQIALGIGFSAGFIDYVVSFWTSWQISTKIGWYANPLWIWVFALAMFGLYFTTFYFLIKKLNIPTPGRENQLGIKIQEVNQKTTENKVENKANKYQIMAEKIIDIVGKENIEIVDSCSTRLRLTVKDNSQAKIDDNKIKQTGAFGVVRLGKNNYQIIIGTDVEHVADKVKEILKLV; from the coding sequence ATGACTCATTTAAAAAAAGCTAAAAACGAAAATAGTTTTTATAGTAGTTTTTTAAATGCACTACAACGTTTAGGTAAAACTTTAATGTTTCCAATTGCTGTTTTACCAATTGCTGCTTTATTAGCTAGATTTGGAGCTTTAATTCAAGATCCATTAGCTAATGGAGGTCAAAATATTTCTGAAATTCAGAAGTTTATTGGATTAATTATAGCTACTCCTGGACAAATTGTTTTTGATAATTTAGCAATTATTTTTGCTATAGGTATTAGTTTTGGTTTAGCAAAAGATAACCGTGGAGAAGTAGCTCTAGTTGGTGGAATTGTTTGATTTGGAATGACTGCTTTATTAAAAGAAGGTTTAATTCCAACGTTTATTTGAAAAAATGTTTTAACTTCAGATCAATTACTAATAAAACGTGGTGATCAAATGGTTCCAGCAACTCAATTGCTATACTTTTTAAAAGGAAATACTGTTAAATATCAATTAGATTCAGGTGTTGTTGGTGGTATTACAGTTGGATGCTTAGTAGCATTAATTTATAACAAATATAAAGATGTTACTTTACCACAAGCTCTTTCATTTTTTGGTGGAAGAAGATTTATTCCAATGTTAGGTGTTTTAATGATTGTTCCTTTAGGTTTTGTGTTTGCAATTATTTGACCTTGAGCACAATTTGCTTTAATTAAAATTGGAACTAGTTTATCACAAGCAAATGGTTTTGCAAAAGGTTTTGCAGTTGGAACATATGGATTTTTAAATAGAATTGTTCAACCATTTGGATTGCATCATATTTTAAATACATTTGTATGATTCCAATTACCTATTCAAGGTACTTTATTATCTGATGGTTCACAAACTATTATTAATGGTGATATTCCTGCATTTCAAAAAGGACTTATTGGATCAGGGTTATTTACTTCTGGATTCTTTCCTTTATTCTTAGGTGGTTTACCAGGTGTTGCATTAGCTTTAATTCTAGTTTCAGATAAAGATAAGAAAAAACAAATGACTGCTTTTTATGGTGGTGCTGCTTTTGTTGCTTGAGTTACTGGAATTGATGAACCTTTAATTTTTAACTTTATATTTATTTCTCCAGTTTTATATGTATTAAATGCATTATTTACAGGTATTTTTTACATGTTTGTAACTTGATCTCAAATTGCATTAGGAATTGGATTTAGTGCTGGATTTATTGATTATGTTGTATCATTTTGAACTTCATGACAAATTTCAACAAAAATTGGATGATATGCTAATCCATTATGAATTTGAGTATTTGCTTTAGCTATGTTTGGTTTATACTTTACTACATTTTACTTTTTAATTAAAAAACTAAATATTCCTACTCCAGGAAGAGAAAATCAATTAGGAATTAAAATTCAAGAAGTTAATCAAAAAACAACTGAAAACAAAGTTGAAAATAAAGCAAACAAATATCAAATAATGGCTGAAAAAATTATTGATATTGTTGGAAAAGAAAATATAGAAATAGTTGATAGTTGTTCAACAAGATTAAGACTAACTGTTAAAGATAATTCACAAGCTAAAATAGATGATAATAAAATTAAACAAACTGGAGCTTTTGGAGTTGTTAGATTAGGTAAAAATAATTATCAAATAATTATTGGAACTGATGTTGAACATGTTGCAGATAAAGTTAAAGAAATTTTAAAATTAGTTTAA